From a region of the Mucilaginibacter auburnensis genome:
- a CDS encoding efflux RND transporter periplasmic adaptor subunit, translating to MKKYNTLLFPALVALAFTSCKDKQSAQNAPLPATPVTVEEAKTADAIYYDQYQGTVVSTNNVELRSAVTGFITGIYFKEGEVVPKGKTLYEIDRRKYQAAYAQANANLLSAEANLSKAQKDIDRYNMLLKNDAVARQTVDQATANYEMAKSQVEVARAAVLSAKTDLSYSLITAPVTGRIGISQVRLGSQVTPGTTLLNTISSENPIAVDVVVNEQDIDRFYNLQRKYTDSTFRLQLSDGTPYNKTGKILAIDRGVNNLTGTIKVRVEFANPEGTLKDGMSGVLKVLNNDSGNRLQIPYKAVSEQMGEFFVFLSQDTIAKQQKVTLGPRIGSNVVVMDGVKPGDKIVTEGFQKLRDGGKITTGGAMQGNTPANPQAKQQAK from the coding sequence ATGAAAAAATATAATACCTTATTGTTTCCGGCGCTTGTTGCTTTGGCGTTTACATCATGTAAAGACAAGCAGTCGGCTCAAAATGCCCCGCTTCCGGCAACGCCGGTGACCGTTGAAGAGGCGAAAACAGCCGATGCGATTTACTACGATCAATACCAGGGTACTGTGGTGTCAACAAATAACGTTGAGCTTCGCAGCGCCGTAACCGGATTTATTACAGGCATATATTTTAAGGAGGGCGAGGTTGTACCTAAAGGCAAAACGCTGTATGAAATAGACCGCCGCAAATATCAGGCTGCTTATGCGCAGGCAAATGCTAATTTGCTAAGTGCTGAGGCTAACTTATCAAAAGCACAAAAGGATATAGACAGATATAACATGCTGCTTAAAAATGATGCGGTAGCACGTCAAACGGTTGATCAGGCTACTGCTAATTACGAAATGGCTAAAAGTCAGGTTGAAGTAGCAAGGGCGGCAGTGCTCAGCGCTAAAACTGATCTTTCCTATTCGCTTATTACAGCACCGGTTACCGGTCGCATAGGTATATCACAAGTCAGATTAGGTTCTCAGGTTACACCTGGTACTACCTTATTAAATACCATTTCAAGCGAAAATCCTATAGCTGTTGACGTGGTAGTCAATGAGCAGGACATTGACAGGTTTTATAATCTTCAACGCAAATACACCGATTCAACTTTCCGTTTACAACTGTCAGACGGAACGCCATACAATAAAACCGGGAAGATACTGGCTATTGACAGGGGCGTGAATAACCTCACCGGTACCATAAAAGTTAGGGTAGAGTTTGCAAACCCCGAAGGTACTTTAAAAGATGGTATGAGCGGAGTATTGAAAGTGTTGAATAATGATTCGGGCAACCGCCTGCAAATACCTTACAAAGCGGTATCCGAGCAAATGGGAGAGTTCTTTGTGTTTTTATCGCAAGATACCATAGCCAAACAACAAAAGGTAACCTTAGGCCCGCGCATTGGCAGCAACGTAGTTGTGATGGACGGTGTTAAACCTGGTGATAAAATTGTAACAGAAGGTTTCCAGAAACTACGCGACGGTGGTAAAATAACTACAGGTGGCGCGATGCAGGGAAATACACCCGCTAATCCACAAGCAAAACAACAGGCAAAGTAA
- a CDS encoding TolC family protein: protein MKKRYLLTVLTYCTPLLLFAQTPADSLPATITLKQSINFALRNQPALKQAAIDRVINEKDIDISLSSWLPQITSSNQYQHYFRGGPVNAAQVNAGGTAFREFSTLGAQINQTIYNNEVLQASKASKYSRLYYSQNEVSSRIDVVSDVSKAFFDVLLSQRQLSIINENIIRLQRSLKDASSRYQAGVVDKIDYKQATIALNNELAQRKQTTETIKVKMATLKQIMGIQADKSFELSYDSTRYEQEAVADTNQTLNYTNRIEYQLLQTQKNLQNVNVNYYKYGFLPSLAAVGSYNLIFLNNNLAHLYSRSFTNAYAGLTLNIPIFQGGRRLKNLSRARLQVERTDLDIINQQNAISTEYVHALAAYKSNYNNWQTLKQNVALATDVYSVVSLQYREGVKTYLDVIVAQSDLRTAQLNYYNALFQVLASKIDLQKALGTLPIE from the coding sequence ATGAAAAAAAGGTATCTATTAACTGTTTTAACGTATTGTACACCCTTGCTGTTGTTTGCGCAAACACCTGCCGACAGTTTGCCTGCTACAATAACATTAAAGCAAAGTATAAATTTTGCATTGCGCAATCAACCCGCATTGAAGCAGGCCGCTATTGACAGGGTGATCAATGAAAAGGACATAGACATTTCATTATCCTCATGGTTGCCGCAAATTACATCATCTAACCAGTATCAACATTACTTTAGAGGAGGGCCGGTTAACGCCGCGCAGGTTAATGCCGGTGGAACAGCCTTTAGAGAGTTTTCTACACTTGGTGCTCAAATTAATCAAACCATATATAATAACGAGGTGCTGCAGGCTTCAAAAGCATCTAAATACTCACGTTTATACTACAGCCAAAATGAAGTAAGCAGCCGTATAGATGTTGTATCAGACGTAAGCAAGGCTTTTTTTGATGTGCTTTTATCGCAGAGGCAACTCAGTATAATTAATGAGAACATCATCAGGTTACAACGTAGCTTAAAGGATGCCAGCAGCAGGTATCAGGCAGGCGTGGTTGATAAAATAGATTACAAGCAGGCCACTATTGCCCTGAATAATGAATTGGCTCAGCGCAAACAAACTACCGAGACCATTAAGGTGAAAATGGCCACGCTAAAGCAAATAATGGGCATACAGGCAGATAAAAGTTTTGAGCTGAGTTATGACTCAACCCGATACGAACAGGAGGCTGTTGCAGATACCAATCAGACTTTAAATTATACCAACCGTATTGAATATCAATTGTTACAAACGCAGAAGAACCTGCAAAACGTAAATGTTAACTACTATAAATACGGTTTTCTACCGTCTCTTGCAGCGGTAGGTTCATACAACCTCATCTTCTTAAACAATAACCTGGCCCATCTCTACAGTCGCTCATTTACTAACGCATACGCGGGCTTAACATTGAATATTCCGATATTTCAGGGAGGCCGGAGACTGAAAAATTTAAGTCGCGCAAGGTTACAGGTTGAGCGTACCGATTTGGATATTATTAACCAGCAAAACGCCATTAGCACTGAGTATGTGCATGCATTGGCAGCTTACAAAAGCAATTATAATAATTGGCAAACGCTTAAACAGAACGTAGCTCTGGCAACAGATGTATACAGTGTAGTAAGTCTGCAATACCGAGAGGGTGTTAAAACTTACCTGGATGTTATTGTGGCTCAGTCAGATCTGCGTACGGCGCAACTAAATTATTACAATGCTTTATTTCAGGTATTGGCCAGCAAAATAGACCTGCAAAAAGCTTTAGGTACTTTACCAATTGAATAA
- a CDS encoding efflux RND transporter permease subunit — MIAETFIRRPVTAIVISLVIVIVGIIAISTLAIGQYPDITPPTVQITGSYVGADAQTVEQTVATPVEIQVNGTPGMTYLQSNSTNNGGMSMTVNFDVGTDINIAALDVQNRVGIATPTLPQEVQRLGLTVRKRNPSILMLVAMYSPTGTHNVTFTDNYANIFVRDALLRTKGVGDVFTRADDFSMRIWLKPDKLAALGMTAADVTQALQEQNAQVAAGTVGSTPQQKGQTFEYSVLVKGRLTNQSEFENIVVRTQPATGAIVHLKDVARIELGKFNYAGNSYVDGKRASYLLVYQAPNSNALETAENVYATMEQIKKSFPNDVDYMVPFEAVTVIKVSVHEVVETLIIALVLVIVVVFLFLQSWRTTLIPVLAIPVSIIGTFIFFIPLGFTINTLTLFGFVLAIGIVVDDAIVVVEAVQHYMDEQGLSPVDATRAAMKDISAPVIAIALILAAVFVPVGFIPGIVGRLYQQFAITIAISVLISAFVALSLTPALCILILKPHKIDDKSTGLDKFFYKFNTWFDRVTGKYRNGVHRSIKNSRLVVIILICIIVGTVFLFMKKPTGFIPVEDEGRIYVTYDLPEASSTERTVAVLNDVMKTLDSVPEVGHYAALGGLNVVNFATKSNSATVFVQLKPWDERERTSLELVGFLQQKLAKYKEANVTVIPPPAIPGLGNSSGFAFMLEEKEAGGDIKNFETVLNNFVGEVNKRPEIARAYSFFTARTPAYQLTIDREKAKRLGVQISDINNALQVYMGSSYINDLTIYGRTFRVLAQADTNYRTNIQNIGQYFVRNSTGNMVPLSTLTTYKMIENAPLITHFNLFRAAEIDGTTKPGYSSGDALNALEEVAAQTLPQGYGYEFTGLSREEKLSGSKTVYIFMLSVGFVFLFLAALYESWSVPFSVLLAVPLGALGAILFLTFNKNLDNNVYAQIGLITLIGLAAKNAILIVEFAKERVDRGVELEKATLDAVRLRLRPIIMTSLAFILGVLPLLFASGAGAIARKTIGFTVFGGMLAATLLAIFIVPVLFYLITKLAYGKEKLAELERNYKPDPEHDPQT, encoded by the coding sequence ATGATAGCAGAAACTTTTATACGGAGGCCTGTTACGGCCATCGTGATATCACTGGTGATTGTAATTGTGGGTATAATTGCTATTAGCACTTTGGCAATAGGGCAGTATCCTGACATTACACCGCCAACAGTGCAAATAACCGGCAGTTATGTTGGTGCTGATGCACAAACGGTTGAGCAAACGGTAGCTACACCCGTGGAGATACAGGTGAACGGCACGCCGGGCATGACTTACTTACAAAGTAATAGTACCAACAACGGCGGCATGAGCATGACCGTTAACTTTGACGTAGGTACAGATATTAATATTGCAGCGCTTGATGTGCAAAACCGGGTAGGCATTGCCACACCAACTTTACCACAGGAGGTACAGCGCCTTGGTTTAACGGTGCGTAAACGTAATCCAAGTATTTTAATGCTGGTAGCTATGTATTCGCCTACGGGTACACATAACGTTACGTTTACAGACAACTATGCCAACATATTTGTTCGTGACGCGCTATTACGTACCAAAGGGGTAGGCGACGTGTTTACCCGTGCTGATGACTTTAGTATGCGTATTTGGTTAAAGCCCGATAAACTGGCTGCTTTAGGTATGACCGCTGCTGATGTTACTCAAGCCTTACAGGAACAAAACGCACAGGTTGCAGCAGGTACAGTAGGTTCAACGCCACAGCAAAAAGGCCAAACATTTGAGTATAGCGTGCTGGTTAAAGGCCGTTTAACCAACCAAAGCGAATTTGAAAATATAGTAGTACGTACACAACCTGCTACCGGCGCTATCGTGCATTTAAAAGACGTTGCACGTATTGAACTTGGTAAGTTCAACTATGCAGGTAACTCTTATGTGGATGGCAAACGTGCATCCTACCTGTTGGTTTATCAGGCGCCTAACAGCAACGCGCTGGAAACTGCTGAGAATGTGTATGCTACAATGGAGCAGATCAAAAAGAGCTTTCCGAATGATGTTGATTACATGGTGCCATTTGAGGCCGTTACGGTTATTAAGGTATCAGTGCATGAGGTGGTTGAAACGCTGATCATTGCATTGGTATTGGTAATTGTAGTGGTGTTCCTTTTTCTTCAGAGCTGGCGTACAACATTAATACCTGTGTTGGCTATTCCGGTATCAATCATCGGTACATTCATTTTCTTTATACCATTAGGTTTTACCATTAATACACTCACATTATTTGGTTTTGTACTGGCTATTGGTATTGTGGTGGATGATGCCATTGTGGTGGTAGAGGCTGTGCAGCACTACATGGACGAGCAAGGTCTTTCACCGGTTGACGCTACACGTGCGGCAATGAAAGATATATCAGCGCCAGTTATCGCCATCGCTTTAATTTTAGCTGCGGTGTTTGTGCCGGTTGGGTTCATTCCTGGTATTGTTGGCAGGTTATATCAACAATTTGCTATCACTATTGCTATATCTGTTTTGATATCGGCATTTGTGGCTTTATCGCTTACGCCAGCACTGTGTATCTTAATATTGAAACCACATAAAATAGATGATAAGTCAACCGGCTTAGATAAGTTCTTCTACAAGTTCAATACATGGTTTGACCGGGTAACCGGCAAATACCGCAATGGTGTGCACCGTAGTATTAAAAACTCACGATTGGTGGTGATCATCCTGATCTGTATTATAGTGGGTACGGTATTCCTGTTTATGAAGAAACCTACAGGCTTTATACCGGTAGAGGATGAGGGGCGTATTTATGTTACTTATGATTTGCCTGAAGCTTCATCTACAGAAAGGACGGTAGCTGTATTGAACGATGTAATGAAAACGCTGGATAGCGTACCTGAGGTTGGTCATTATGCCGCTTTGGGTGGTTTGAACGTTGTAAACTTCGCAACAAAATCAAACAGTGCTACCGTGTTTGTTCAGCTTAAACCATGGGATGAACGCGAGCGTACATCATTGGAGTTAGTTGGTTTTTTACAGCAAAAGCTGGCAAAGTATAAAGAAGCAAATGTAACGGTTATACCTCCGCCTGCTATTCCGGGCCTGGGTAACAGTTCGGGTTTTGCTTTTATGCTGGAAGAAAAAGAGGCCGGAGGTGATATCAAGAACTTTGAAACGGTGCTGAATAATTTTGTAGGAGAAGTTAACAAACGCCCGGAGATTGCCAGAGCGTATAGCTTCTTTACAGCACGCACACCTGCTTATCAGCTAACTATTGACCGTGAAAAAGCGAAACGTTTAGGTGTGCAGATAAGCGATATCAATAACGCCTTGCAGGTTTATATGGGTAGTTCCTACATCAACGACCTTACCATATATGGTCGTACATTCAGAGTGTTAGCTCAGGCCGATACGAACTATCGTACCAATATTCAGAACATTGGGCAATATTTTGTACGTAACTCAACGGGTAACATGGTGCCGTTAAGCACGCTTACCACTTACAAAATGATAGAGAACGCGCCGCTAATAACGCACTTTAACCTGTTTAGAGCAGCGGAGATTGATGGTACAACTAAGCCCGGCTACAGTAGTGGTGACGCACTGAACGCGTTGGAAGAAGTAGCAGCCCAAACCTTACCTCAGGGTTACGGATATGAATTTACCGGCCTGAGCCGTGAGGAAAAGTTATCGGGTTCAAAAACGGTTTACATATTTATGTTGTCAGTAGGGTTCGTATTCCTGTTCCTGGCAGCCTTATATGAAAGTTGGTCGGTACCTTTTTCTGTGTTATTAGCAGTGCCGCTTGGCGCTTTGGGAGCTATATTATTCCTTACATTCAATAAAAATCTTGACAATAACGTATACGCTCAGATTGGTTTAATTACCCTGATAGGTTTGGCCGCTAAAAACGCCATCCTAATAGTAGAGTTTGCCAAGGAGCGCGTTGACAGAGGGGTAGAACTTGAAAAAGCAACACTGGATGCGGTAAGGTTACGTTTGCGACCGATCATTATGACATCGCTTGCATTTATTTTAGGTGTATTGCCATTATTGTTTGCATCAGGCGCAGGCGCAATAGCACGTAAAACCATAGGCTTCACGGTATTTGGTGGTATGCTTGCTGCAACTTTGTTGGCAATATTTATTGTTCCGGTGTTATTTTATTTGATAACTAAGCTGGCATATGGTAAAGAAAAGCTCGCTGAGTTGGAACGAAATTACAAGCCTGATCCGGAACACGACCCGCAGACCTGA